Part of the Thermococcus sp. 18S1 genome, CCCGCTCAGCTCAATGTTTGACCCGCAGCTCACCGGCTGGGAGCACGTTAAGGACGTCATCTACAAGCTCACCCTGCCGGTCTTCACCTACGTCTTCGTCGTCTTCGGTGGCTGGGCCTGGACGACCAGGAACATCATGATAGGCACCCTCCAGGAGGATTTCATCATGGCGGCCAGGGCCAAGGGTGTCCCCGAGCACAAGATCATCTACGGCCACGCCCTCCGTGCCGCCGCTCCGCCGATAGTTACCATGATCATCTTCGCCCTCCTCGGTTCGCTCGGCGGTGCCATCATCAGTGAGCTCGTCTTCAACTACCCGGGAATGGGCAGGCTCTACTGGGTCGCCCTCCAGCAGAACGAGACCAACCTCCTCATAGGACTGACGTACTTCTTCACAGTGCTCTACCTTGCGGGAGTCGTCCTAGCGGACATGGTCTACGGATTCCTCGACCCGCGTGTCAAGGTCGGTGCTTCCGCCAAGATGTGAGGTGATTCACGATGAGATGGGTCGACGTCAAAGAAGGATTTAAGGAATTCCTTGAAGAGTTTAAGAGGGAGAAGACCGGTATAGCCGGTGTCCTTCTCCTCATCCTCCTCGTCCTCGTTGCGCTTACAGCCCCATACACAACAATACCTGACCTCCCAGATAAGTGGAGGAGCTCTGCCTACTGGGAGGATAACCCCAAGAACGTTCCGCCGACCTGGTACAACATGTTCACCTCTCAGAAACTCGTTCCCCAGGTGGCCTACTACAGCGATGAACTTTCCATCACCCACCCGAGCAACACCGAGATCCTGATTGAGGCTCCCTACAGCTTTTCAGAGGGCTACTACCTGGGTCCGCAGGGAATCATCATAAGGAATATAAACGTGACCCTGACCCTGCCGTCCAAGGCCCCGACGTACAGCCTGTACCTTGAGAGGCCCGATGGAAAGACCGTCCCCCTTGTGGACAACAAGCCTCTCACGAGTTCCACCACCATAGCCGTCGGTAGGGATGCCGCGATTTCAGCCAACATCTACGTGTGGCTCGTCAACGTTACTGAGGGCAGGGAACTCGACCCGCTCCAGGCGCAGATGGACCCGATAGTCATCATGAACATCAACACCCTCGTGTCCACAGCCTTCGCCAAGGTTGAGCCCGGAATGAATGCTCAGGATATCATAAACAACCCCGAGCCGCTCTGGGGTGACTATAAGCTCGTCCTCAAGATCGACAACCCCGCCCCCGACTATAACAAGGTCATTATTGATGACATAAAGGTCACCTTCCTCGGAAGGAGCTACGGAACCATGGGTACCGACTACCTTGGAAGGGACCTCTGGGCAGGCATCATCTGGGGTAGCAGGGTCTCGCTCGTCATAGGTATACTCGTCTCCGTCCTCAGCACCGTCATAGGTCTCGTCTACGGAGTTACGAGTGCGTACCTCGGTGGAAACGCCGACGAGTTCATGATGCGTATCAACGAGATATTCGCCTCAATACCGAGCCTGCCGATACTCATCCTCATCGGTGCCACGGTGGGACACGTGACCCTAATGTTCATAGTCCTGCTGTTGGTCATCTTCGGATGGATGGGAATAGCGAGGATCGCGAGAAGTATGGCCCTCCAGATCAAGGAGCAGACCTACATCGAGGCCGCCAGAGCCCTCGGTGCCGGCAACGGAAGGATAATCTTCAAGCACATACTGCCGCAGCTCCTGCCCTACGCGTTCGCCGTCATAGCCCTCAGCGTTCCGGGTGCGGTTATCGCCGAGGCTTCCCTGAGCTTCCTCGGTATTGGAGACCCGACGGCTGTTACGTGGGGACAGATACTCAACGCGGCTCAGGCGCAGGCGGCGACGACCAAGGGTTACTGGTGGTGGGTCCTCCCGCCCGGGCTCGGTATAGCTGTCGTCGGCCTGACCTTCGTCCTCATAGGTACGGCCCTCGATAAGATACTCAACCCGAGGCTCAGGAAGCTGTGAGGTGGTATAAATGGCCAAGAACGTACTCGAAGTTAAGAACCTCAAGATGTATTACTTCACCAACAAGGGTGTCGTCAAGGCCGTCGATGACCTCACCTTTAACCTCAAGAAGGGCGAGGTGCTGGGACTTGCCGGTGAGAGCGGATGCGGCAAGTCCTCCCTCGGTTTTACCCTTATGGGAATGCCCACCGCACCGGGTAAGATAGTCGGAGGCAGCATCAAGATCGATGGCAGGGAGATAGTCGGTCTCCCCGAGGACGTCCTCAGGAAGGAGGTTCGCTGGCAGAAGATAGCCATGATATTCCAGGGTGCCATGAACGCTCTCAACCCGGTTTACACCGTCGGTCACCAGATGATCGAGCCGCTCCTCCTCCACAAGGGCATGAGCAAGGACGATGCACTTGACAGGGCCCAGAAGTACCTCGAGCTCGTGGGTCTCGACCCCGAGATCGTCTACCGCTACCCCCACGAGCTCTCCGGAGGTATGAAGCAGCGTGTCATCATAGCCTCGGCCCTCCTGCTTGAGCCCGAGGTGGTCATAGCCGATGAGCCGACAACGGCCCTCGATGTCGTTGTTCAGGCCCAGATCATCAACCTCCTGAAGAAGCTCAAGAAGGAGCTCGGTCTCTCCATGATATTCATCACCCACGACCTCAGCATCCTCGCCGAGATCAGCGACCGCGTTGCCATCATGTACGCGGGTAAGATCGTCGAGATTGGAGACAGCGAGAAGATCTACTACGAGCCGGCCCACCCGTACACCCAGAAGCTCCTCTCAGCCATACCGAGGCTCCACGAGGACATTGAGAGGCTTGAGTTCATCCCGGGACAGCCGCCCAACCTCATCAACCCGCCGAAGGGATGCCGCTTCAACCCGAGGTGCCCCTACGTTATGCAGGTCTGCAAGGAGCAGGAGCCCGAGCTGAAGGAAGTTGATAAGGACCACTACGCCGCATGCTGGCTGCTGTGAGGTGTGAGAAATGGCCGAGCCGGTACTTAAAGTTGAAAACCTCAAGAAGTACTTCCCCATCAAGAGAGGCTTCGTGGACACCATCAAGGGTGCCCCGCAGAAGAAGGTTCACGCCGTTGACGGCATAAGCTTCGAGATATACAAGCAGCAGGTCTTCGCCCTGGTTGGTGAGAGCGGCTGTGGTAAATCAACCACCGGAAAGCTCATCGTCAAGCTCCTCGAACCGACGGACGGAAGGATATACCTCGAGGGCAACGACGTCACCCACGTCAAGACCAAGGAGGAGATACTCAACTACCGCAGGCACGTGCAGATGATATTCCAGGACCCGTTCAGTTCGATGAACCCGAGGTTCAGGATATTCGACATCCTCGAGGAGCCGCTCCTCATACACGGCATCGGTGAGACCAAGGCCGAGCGCGAGGAGCTAATCTACAAGGCCCTCGAGATGGTCAAGATAACCCCGCCGGAGGACTACGTCGGCAGGTTCCCGCACATGCTCTCCGGTGGTCAGAGGCAGCGTGTGGCTATAGCGAGGGCCCTCATCCTCAACCCGACCTTCGTCGTCGCCGACGAGCCGGTCTCGATGCTTGACGTGTCCATCCGTGCAGAGGTCCTCGAGCTGATGAAGGAGCTCAAGGAGAAGATGGGCGTCACCTACCTCTACATCACCCACGACATGTCCACCGCCAGGTACTTCGCCGACTGGATGGCGGTCATGTACCTGGGCAGGATAGTCGAGATGGGACCGGTCGAGAAGGTCATCGACAACCCGCTCCACCCGTACACAAGGGCACTGCTCTCCGCCGTTCCGGAGCCCAAACCGGAGCGCAGGAACATCATCAAGGAACTGCCCATCAAGGGTGAGGTTCCCAACGCCGTTGACATACCGCCCGGATGCCGCTTCCACCCGAGGTGTATCTACGCCCAGAAGGGACTCTGCGACGCCAAACACCCGCAGCTCGTCGAGTACGAGCACAACCACTTCGCCGAGTGCCACCTCGTCGGCAAGTACTGACCCCCTTCTTTTCTTTACTCTGGGTGATGCCTATGGGAACGTTCAGGGATGCCATGGAGTACCCTCTTCTCAAGGTCGGCCTGATAATGCTCGTCCTCGCCCTCGTTATATCCGCCGCTGGTTTTTACCGCGTTGGCAAGACTTACTCTGCCAGCGGGACCCTGGGGGAGGGAATGCACTACCTGGGCGATGATAAGTTCGAGACCGAGTACCTGTACCACAACAGAACTCTGATCCTCTCCTCTTCGGACGCCAACCTCTCCCTGATCCAGGGAGTTGAGATGACCAACTACACGCTTGTGAACCGCGAGATAACGCTCCACCCGAGCGAGAGGCCGGTGATATATGTTTTTAACGGGAGCGTGAACTATACTTACAGCGCGACGGCCGTTGACTACCCCTACGCCATCTACTCTGTGGTGGCCTTCGTGCTGATGCTTGTGGGAGTCGTTATGGCTTTCATGGGGTACTCCCAGCTGCTGAGGGACGTGAAGGAGGGTAGGAGATGAGGGAGCTTGATTACAGCGCCGTCATTGAGAGGATAACCGGGTTCATAAGGGAAAGTGTCGATGGAGCCGGCGCCGATGGTGTCGTCGTTGGTATAAGCGGCGGCATAGACAGCGCCACCGTTGCATACCTCGCCGCGAAGGCCCTCGGAAAGGAGAAGGTTCTCGGCCTGATTATGCCCTACTACGAGAACCGCGACCTCGACGACGCCAGGCTCGTCTGCGAGAGCCTCGGGATTGACTACAAGGTGGTCAACATAAAGCCCATCGTGGACGAGTTCGAGAGGGCCGTTGGAGGACTCGACACAAAGAGCAGGGGAAACGTCATGGCCAGGACGAGGATGGTTCTGCTGTACGCCCATGCCAACGCCATGAACCGTCTCGTCCTCGGAACCAGCAACAGGAGCGAGGTTCTCACTGGGTACTTCACCAAATGGGGCGACGGTGCCAGCGACTACGCCCCGCTCATAAACCTCTACAAGACCGAGGTCTGGGAAATAGCAAAGCTCCTCGGAGTTCCGGAGAGGATAATCGAGAAGAAGCCGTCTGCCGGCCTGTGGGAGGGGCAGACCGACGAGGACGAGCTCGGGATAAGCTACCGCCTCCTCGACGAGATACTCTGGCGCATGGTTGACCTTGGAATGGAGAAGGCTGAAATAGCGAGGGAGCTTGGAATAAGCATCGAGCGGGTCGAATACGTCGAGAGACTCGTGAGGGGCAGCGAGCACAAGAGGCGCCTTCCCGTTGGCCCCACCCTCTGAGGTGAGCCCATGAGGAGGGGATACCTCTTAGTTTTTCTTGCCGCGTCGAGCTGGGGTACCCTTGGTATATTCGCCAAGTACCTTGACGGCTTTGGCCTCAGCCCCTTCACGATGGTCTTTTACCGCGTTCTCTTCGCGCTGATGCTCCTCGGTGCGTACCTTAAGCTCAGGGGAATTGGACTGTCCCTGGAAAGGGAGAGGCTGAAGTTCTACGCCCTCTACGGATTCTTCAGCATCTTCCTGTTCTACACCCTCTACTTCTACACAGTGACCATCTCATCGGTCTCCTTCGCGGTTCTACTCCTCTACACCGCCCCGGTGTACTCGATAGTCCTGGGCAGGCTGATCTTCAAAGAGCCCCTGAGGAGGGAGAAGCTCATCGCCCTCGTCATGGTCATGGCGGGAGTGGTTCTCGTCAACGGTTCGGGGGCGGAATTCTCGACCAGGGCGCTCCTCTTCGGCCTCCTGACCGGACTGACCTACGCTCTCTACGGGGTTCTGGCCAAGCTCGCGGTGAGGAAGGAGGAGCCCGAGAAGGCCCTCTTCTACACCCTCCTGTTTGGACTCCTGTTCCTCCTCCCCTTCACTGACTTCAGCGTTCCCGCTGGGGCTGTTCCGTATCTCTTCGCGCTGGCGCTCTTCCCGACGTTCCTCGGCTACATCCTCTACAACCACGCGCTAAAGGAGGTTGAGGTCAGCAGGGCCAGCATAGTTGCCACGATAGAACCGGTGGTCGCCATAGTCCTGGCGTTCGTTCTCTTCGGCGAGAGGCTGAGTGCGGCCCAGCTCGCCGGCGCCGCCCTGATCATAGGCGGCTCGATGATAGTGCACATGGGGGAGAAAGGAGAGCCGGAGGAAGTCCGCTAGACGTGGAAATACCTCTCGAGCTCCCACTCCGTCACCTTCTTTGTTTCCGTGGGAATGTCCCGTGAGGCCAGGTACTCGAGGTAGTCCTCCCACTCGCGTTCTTTGTGCTCCACGAAGTTCCGGTAGGCACCACCCAGGGCCTCCTTAACGACCCGGTCCCTCTTCAGCTCCTCGAGGGCCTCCCCGAGGCTTCCGGGCAGGGTACCTATCCCGAGTCTGGCCCTCTCGGAGTCATCCATCTCGTAGACGTTTGCCTCGGTGTACGCCTCGGGCTCCAGCCTTCTTTTTATCCCGTCGAGTCCGGCCATTAGAACCGCCGCGAACGCCAGGTAGGGGTTTGCGCTTGGGTCAGGGCACCTGTACTCTATCCTGGCCCCGTTGCCCCAGAACGCGGGGACCCTTATCAGCGTACTCCTGTTGCGGTAGCCCCAGCTGATGTAAACGGGGGCCTCATAGCCGGGAACGAGGCGCTTGTAGCTGTTCACCGTCGGGTTCGTGACCGCTGAGAGGGCCCTCGCGTGCTTCAGCAGGCCGCCGAGGAAGTGCAGTGCGGTCTCACTGAGGCCGTTCTCCCCGATGAACGCGTTCTCCCCGTCCCTCCAGAGGCTTATGTGGATGTGCATCCCGTTCCCGGGAAATCCGTGGATGGGCTTGGGCATGAAGGTCGCGTATAAACCGCGCATTTCAGCCACTGCCTTGACGATGTATTTGAAGCTGACTACGTTGTCCGCCGTTTTGAGGGCCTCATCGTAGCGGAAGTCTATCTCGTGCTGGGACCTCCCGACCTCGTGATGGAGGACCTCCGGGACGAGGCCAAAGGCCCGCATGTAGAGCGCTATCTCCCTCCGCAGGATGCGGGCTCTGTCGAGGGTGACGAGGTCAAAATAGCCCCCGCTGTCGGGTATCTTAAGCTCCCACGTTCCGTTCTTTTTGAACAGGTAGAACTCCGGCTCCGGGCCGATGTATGCCCTGAAGCCCTCCTTTTCGAGTCTCCCGATCGCCGCCCTGAGCACCCCCCGCGGATCGGCTCCGTAGGGGCTTCCGTCTTTGTAGATGTACCCGTAGACCCTCGCTATTCCCTCCCATGGAACCTCGGCGTAGGTGGCCGGATCGGGCTTCAGAACGAGGTCGCTGTCCTCTATCCTCTGGAAACCTGATATGGACGAGCCGTCGAAGGCTATTCCCTCAGCCAGTGCGTCTTCGTATCTGTCCGCGGGTATCTCCATGCCCTTTGGAACCCCGTTGATGTCGACGAAGACCAGCTGGACGAACCCCGGCGACCTCGTCCCGTGACCAATTCCAACCGTGGAAATTTCGTTCATTTTTATCACCGTTAACTGTTCTAACGTTCAGTTTTTATGCCAGATTACTGAACGATTAATCTGATAAAAGCCTTTTCACTGGATTTTTGTCACTATGACGACAGAGTACGAGGAACTCCCTTCCATTGACAGCAAAATGTTCATCCCATCGTCGAAATCGTCTTAGATTTGCATTTTAATGTTAAACAAAGCTTTTTGTGCCTCGGCCGTAGCCATAAACATGACAAAGGCGGAGGACATACTGAACAGGGAGATCGCGAGGGTGAACCTTCACCTTCCCGCTCTTCGTCCCACCCTTTCCCAGCTCCTGGCGGAGGAGGAACCGAGCGTTAAACTCCGCGACGGGAGCTATCACCACTTCCGGCGCTCCGAGCTTGAGTACCTGCGAGACCTGGTGGACGATGACGAGTGCGAGCGCCTCAAGGTGCCCATAGTTCTGGAGATAAGCACCCTCCACCGGGGCTACTTCAGGGTCAGGGGGCGCGTGGAGGTCAAGGTCATAGAAAAGGTTCTTGGCACCTACAGCATCCTGGAGGAGAAGGACGAGGAGCTCTATCCCCGCTACCTGCTCCCGAGGATCAGACGCGTTCTCCCGACCACCACAACCTACGCGTTCATAGCGGAGTGATGACCATGGACGAGGACACCAAGGTTCTCAAGGACTACCTGACCTTCACGGTGCCCCACGTCACCGTGCTGGCGGGGGCCATTCTGGGCGTCATGATGATCCTGGGGGTTCCGATTAACGTTGCCCTCGGGCTTTTTGCCGTGGCTTACGGAATCATGCTCACGATACTGGGCCTCATTATACGCCCGCACGTCTCGGGCAGCGCCCTCTACCGGCTTATGATGGCCTTTTTCGTGGGTTTGATTGGGATAGGCATCATCATACTGTTCTACGGGGGGTAGGGTTTATATTGAAAAAAGTACAATTACTGGT contains:
- the glnA gene encoding type I glutamate--ammonia ligase; its protein translation is MNEISTVGIGHGTRSPGFVQLVFVDINGVPKGMEIPADRYEDALAEGIAFDGSSISGFQRIEDSDLVLKPDPATYAEVPWEGIARVYGYIYKDGSPYGADPRGVLRAAIGRLEKEGFRAYIGPEPEFYLFKKNGTWELKIPDSGGYFDLVTLDRARILRREIALYMRAFGLVPEVLHHEVGRSQHEIDFRYDEALKTADNVVSFKYIVKAVAEMRGLYATFMPKPIHGFPGNGMHIHISLWRDGENAFIGENGLSETALHFLGGLLKHARALSAVTNPTVNSYKRLVPGYEAPVYISWGYRNRSTLIRVPAFWGNGARIEYRCPDPSANPYLAFAAVLMAGLDGIKRRLEPEAYTEANVYEMDDSERARLGIGTLPGSLGEALEELKRDRVVKEALGGAYRNFVEHKEREWEDYLEYLASRDIPTETKKVTEWELERYFHV
- a CDS encoding ABC transporter ATP-binding protein; protein product: MAKNVLEVKNLKMYYFTNKGVVKAVDDLTFNLKKGEVLGLAGESGCGKSSLGFTLMGMPTAPGKIVGGSIKIDGREIVGLPEDVLRKEVRWQKIAMIFQGAMNALNPVYTVGHQMIEPLLLHKGMSKDDALDRAQKYLELVGLDPEIVYRYPHELSGGMKQRVIIASALLLEPEVVIADEPTTALDVVVQAQIINLLKKLKKELGLSMIFITHDLSILAEISDRVAIMYAGKIVEIGDSEKIYYEPAHPYTQKLLSAIPRLHEDIERLEFIPGQPPNLINPPKGCRFNPRCPYVMQVCKEQEPELKEVDKDHYAACWLL
- a CDS encoding DUF61 family protein, with product MTKAEDILNREIARVNLHLPALRPTLSQLLAEEEPSVKLRDGSYHHFRRSELEYLRDLVDDDECERLKVPIVLEISTLHRGYFRVRGRVEVKVIEKVLGTYSILEEKDEELYPRYLLPRIRRVLPTTTTYAFIAE
- a CDS encoding ABC transporter ATP-binding protein, with translation MAEPVLKVENLKKYFPIKRGFVDTIKGAPQKKVHAVDGISFEIYKQQVFALVGESGCGKSTTGKLIVKLLEPTDGRIYLEGNDVTHVKTKEEILNYRRHVQMIFQDPFSSMNPRFRIFDILEEPLLIHGIGETKAEREELIYKALEMVKITPPEDYVGRFPHMLSGGQRQRVAIARALILNPTFVVADEPVSMLDVSIRAEVLELMKELKEKMGVTYLYITHDMSTARYFADWMAVMYLGRIVEMGPVEKVIDNPLHPYTRALLSAVPEPKPERRNIIKELPIKGEVPNAVDIPPGCRFHPRCIYAQKGLCDAKHPQLVEYEHNHFAECHLVGKY
- a CDS encoding ABC transporter permease produces the protein MRWVDVKEGFKEFLEEFKREKTGIAGVLLLILLVLVALTAPYTTIPDLPDKWRSSAYWEDNPKNVPPTWYNMFTSQKLVPQVAYYSDELSITHPSNTEILIEAPYSFSEGYYLGPQGIIIRNINVTLTLPSKAPTYSLYLERPDGKTVPLVDNKPLTSSTTIAVGRDAAISANIYVWLVNVTEGRELDPLQAQMDPIVIMNINTLVSTAFAKVEPGMNAQDIINNPEPLWGDYKLVLKIDNPAPDYNKVIIDDIKVTFLGRSYGTMGTDYLGRDLWAGIIWGSRVSLVIGILVSVLSTVIGLVYGVTSAYLGGNADEFMMRINEIFASIPSLPILILIGATVGHVTLMFIVLLLVIFGWMGIARIARSMALQIKEQTYIEAARALGAGNGRIIFKHILPQLLPYAFAVIALSVPGAVIAEASLSFLGIGDPTAVTWGQILNAAQAQAATTKGYWWWVLPPGLGIAVVGLTFVLIGTALDKILNPRLRKL
- a CDS encoding NAD+ synthase, whose amino-acid sequence is MRELDYSAVIERITGFIRESVDGAGADGVVVGISGGIDSATVAYLAAKALGKEKVLGLIMPYYENRDLDDARLVCESLGIDYKVVNIKPIVDEFERAVGGLDTKSRGNVMARTRMVLLYAHANAMNRLVLGTSNRSEVLTGYFTKWGDGASDYAPLINLYKTEVWEIAKLLGVPERIIEKKPSAGLWEGQTDEDELGISYRLLDEILWRMVDLGMEKAEIARELGISIERVEYVERLVRGSEHKRRLPVGPTL
- a CDS encoding EamA family transporter, coding for MRRGYLLVFLAASSWGTLGIFAKYLDGFGLSPFTMVFYRVLFALMLLGAYLKLRGIGLSLERERLKFYALYGFFSIFLFYTLYFYTVTISSVSFAVLLLYTAPVYSIVLGRLIFKEPLRREKLIALVMVMAGVVLVNGSGAEFSTRALLFGLLTGLTYALYGVLAKLAVRKEEPEKALFYTLLFGLLFLLPFTDFSVPAGAVPYLFALALFPTFLGYILYNHALKEVEVSRASIVATIEPVVAIVLAFVLFGERLSAAQLAGAALIIGGSMIVHMGEKGEPEEVR